CGGAAGCTCGCCAAGCTTTCCAAAATTTTGGCGTAACATTCGGCGGCCTCATAGGCGAGGTCTCGGGCCCGGCTCAGGGCCTGATCAGGGTCGATCGGCGCCGGCGACGGCCTTCTTGTCCCTTCATGGGCCATCGGGAAGAGCTCGACGATTTTGGGCCCCTGCTTGTCGCCGGGCCCCTTTCCATCGCCCGAACCGGCGCTCATGACGTATTGCGGAAACAGCTCCCAGGATTTTTCGGCGATCCATTGGCGATCCATGGTTTGGCGGCGCCACTCGATGCCTTGCATCGCTTTCCGGTAGCTCTCTCCCAAAATCCCGTCGCTCATCCGCCCGGCCACATTGAATTGAAGCAGCGTGGCCAAGGCCTGGAGATGGGCGGCCGCGCCGGTGACTTCGGGGCGCAGACCCCAGCGGCCCTCGACGCCTTGAGCGAGCAGGATTCCGCCGTAGAGGCTCAATTGTTGAATGGCTCGGCCACCGCCCAAGGCCCGGCTGAAGCCGCCGGCCCCCTTCAAGAAGGACAGCGTCAGGCCGGCGGCGAGCAGCTCCTCGCCCAAAACATTCGGATGCCAATCCTGCGGCTCCTGGCTCCAATGCCGAGCGGCCTTGGAGCTGAACACGAAGGCCGGCAGCTCGGCGCCGAAGGCGCCGGCTTGGGTGAAAAGCTTGGCTCCCCAGCCGCGAGTTAAAGGGCCGGGAGCGGCGGCGAGCAAACGCGAGCCGAGCGCGGCCTGACTCAGCCGGAAGACGGTCCCGCCGACCGCGAAGCCCAAGAGGCTGTAGGGATCGGAGGCCTCCCGCCAAAAGCCGCGGGCCAAGCCCTCGGCGCGGTCGCCGACGTTTCCATCGCCCTGGGCGGCGGCGAAGCGGCGCCGGGCCAATTCAACCGGGGCTCGCAAATCCTCGGGGACCGGCCCCTCGACCGCCAAGGCTTGAAACAAGATCCGCGCCCCTTCGGCCTTTCCCCGCTGCTGGAGGCGATCGGCGAGATTGAGTACAGCGAGGGCCCAGAGGCCGGGATCGTTTTCGCCAGCCAGGCTCTGCAATTCGCGTTGAGCGGTGGGATCGAGGGAAGTCGAAAGCCGGTCGCCGAGGGCGGCAACGAGAGTGGCCGCCGGATGGGCCGAAGCTTGCTCCGCGTTGAGTAAAACCGTCCAGCCCAAGGCGGTCGAGCCCGGGCCGGGATGAATGTGCCCCGAGCCGTTCATATCCTAGATGCCGAATCTATCGGTAGCTAAGTGCCGGAGTTGCTAGGGGTTTTGGGGAATTTGTCATCCTGAGCGGCCAATGTCATCCTGAGCGGAGCGAAGGATCTGCGACTGGCCAAGGTTTTTGAAATGCCCATTTTCTTCGTGTCAATTTAGGAGAGTCCGAGAACACGAAGGAGCTTTGGTGCCAAACATTCTCTTGATGGGTCGTAGATCCTTCGCTCCGCTCAGGATGACAAGCCGATCCAGAAACAGCCTTACTTTTTCTTAAAGGTGATTTCCATGCCGAAGACGCCGCCGCCGACTTGGGCGGTATCCTCCAGCGGATCTCCAAGCAGCGGCGCGGCGACGACCAGCTTCATCTCGCCCTCGGCGCTCAACGGCGATCCCTCGAAGGTGATCGTCCCGCCATGGACGTTGGGCGCTTGGCTGCTGTCGATAGTGACGCTGCCGGTGGTCAGCTTCAGGCCGGTGAGATGGATGACGTTAGAGCCGTTGAAGGCCGTGCCCTCGAAGGTCAGGGAGCCGTCGGCGCCGAGTGGCGCTTGGCCGGTGTCCTCTTCGAGCGAGATCTCCAGCGACTCGAGCGGCGCGCCGTCGGGCAGCGGGAAGGTGACCTTCGGCCAGTTGTTCTTGAGAATTTGGACGTTGCCGCCGGAGAGCTCGGTGAGCTTGAGGGTGCCCGTCACCGAGTCGGCGACAACGAGGTCGGTCAGGACCGGCTCCGGCAGATCCTTGTGGCTCAGCGTGGTTCTCACCGCGAGCACGTCGAACTCTTGGCCGGCCCCGCCGTCGGTCGTGCAGCCTTCGGCCGCGGTGGCGGCCTTGCCCCGCAGCTCGATCTGCATCACGCCGAGCTTGGGGCCGTTCAACACCACGTCGAGGTAAGTGTTGTGATAGCCGTCCCCTTGGGTGACGACCTTGGGGTTGTAGCTGGCCTTCACAGTCATGATGCCGCCGGGCGGGATGATGATCTCTTGGACCATGTTGCCGACCGCTTGCTTGACCGTATTGCCGACCGAAACCTCATCGACCGTGAAGAATTGGAAGTAGGACTCGCCCTCTTTCAGCGTCTCCGGATGCTTGCCCTGGGCGTCGAAATCGTTGGTGCCGAATTCGAAGTGAACGCCCTGGATTCGCTGCGGCTCGGAGGTGTTGTTATTGCGGATTTGGAGGGTCTTCTGCTGGCCGACGCAGGCCACGGTCTCGTAGTTGGCGATGGCCACGACGCCGCTGACTTGCGGCGCTTCGCCGGCGCAAGCCGCCAAGCTGAGAAGCCCGAAGAGAAGGAAAATTTTTTTCAAGGATTGGACCAACACGACTTCCCCTAAAATCAACCCCCGATGCACCCTGCACCGTCTATCGGAAATATCGGCGCCCTCACTCAAATGTTGTGAAAAATCAAATGCTTGATGACAAGGCGCGTCAGGCGCTAGTTTTGAAAGCTATGCGCCGCCTATTTGCAATCTTTTGCATGACCCTTGGACTCCTGCCCTCTCCCCTCGCGGGAGCCAAAGGGCAAACTGACGACTTAATGTCGCCAGGCAAACCTTTGGATAGTGTTAGCCATTCCGAGCTTGCTGGTGGCCGAAGGCCGGGAGAGGGGTCTTGGCCCCGCGGCGACGGCCAAGTTCGCATCTACAACTATCACTTGAATGAATTCGCCGAAGTGACCTTCCGCAAAGGGGAAAACCTGGATCCCGAGGGCCTAAAAGCTTTCCAGGCCCTGCTCCGCTCCCGCGACAACTTCGAGCAAAAAGCGATCGACCCCCGCCTCCTCGACCTGCTCGACCACCTCCAGGATCACTTCCAAGCCGATCAAATCGAGATCATTTCCGGCTACCGGCGCCAGGAGCTCAACCAGTCCCTCCTCCGCCAAGGCCACAAAGTGAGCCCGGTCAGCCTCCATACCCAAGGCCAAGCCCTCGACATCCACATCGACGAGATCCGGGAGGAAACGCTGCGCGACTATCTGGCCGGCCTCAAGCTCGGCGGTCTCGGTTATTACGGCCCGCTCGACTTCGTCCACGTCGACGTCGGCCCGGTTCGGCAATGGGCCGAGCCCCGGGGTCCCCGCAAGCTGGTGGGAGTGCTCGATCCCCAGGCAGCGGTCCGCCTGACCAGCGACCGGAACGATTACTTGCCGGGGGAAACGCTCCATTTCACCTGGGAATGGCCGGAGGCTTTCGACCCCGCCCTGATCCAGGAGCTGCGGCTGGAGCTGTTCCGCCGCGGCCGCTGGCAGGCCTGCCCCACCGCCCCCCGAAGCGAAAAGAGCTTCGGCCTGCCCAGCGAAGTCCTCCGCTGCGAGGGCCGAGAGCAGCCCAGCTACGGCAAATTCCGCTGGACCTTCCACTTGAAGGATGGGTCGCAAACCCTTTCCTCCAATGAATTTTACCTAAAAAAACAATAAGGTTTTTCCACAACCTTCCCTAGACTCCCACGACAAGCCCTCATCGAGGGAAACCGGTTCCGATGGGTGAGAACGGCACAACGTCGGCCGCCATTCCGCGAGGCACCTCGCTAGTATCAGGAGTTGGACCCGCAGCGGCGCACACTCCGAGCTTTGGCGAACTCCGCCAAAGGCTGGGTCCGAGTCTACCGGCGGCCGCCCGCCGCGAGCTCGAATCGCTGGGAGCCGAGAGCGATCCCGAGCTGCAAGCCATGGGACTCCTCGGCCTGGCCTCCCGCCTCGAGCATCAGGGCCATGAGGCACTCGCCCTCCAGGTCCTTCAAACCTTGCAAGAGCTTCCTTCCGTCCCGGCCGATTTGCGGCACCGGGCTCAAATCCGCCAAGCCGCCTTGAATGGCCAGGGAGCGCCGATCGGCGCCCGAGCCGAAGTCCTGTTTCGCCGTTTCGGCGGCGAAGTCACGAACCCTTCGGCCCTCTTCGCGATGGGCGCCGCCGGCGCCGTTTTTCGGCTAGCCCGCTTGGGAGCCTTGAGCCGCTTCGCCGCTTCGCCGGCGTCGGCTCTAACCCGGGGACGCCTGGCCTCGCCGTTGGCTTCGACCCTGGGCTTCCTCGCCGAAGCTCCGGCTTTCACCTTGGCTCATCGAGCGGCCGACGCGATGCTGGACCGGCCCTTGGACTGGAGCGGTGAGTCTTTAAGACGGGAATTGACATCGAGCTTCATCGCGCTAGGAGCGATGCGCTTAGTCGGAGCTACCCCCTCCTTTGTAAGGAGGGGGTTGGGGGGAGGTAGAACCGCTGCAGCGACATCAAGCTTCGGCGTCTCTGCCAACGCTCTACCCCTCCCTGGCCCTCCCCTTCCAAAGGGGAGGGAATTCCTGGAACCAACGCTCGCGCTCTACGCCGGCATTCTGCTCGGCCACGGCTTGGAAATGGGTCTTGGGCTCAGGCCGACCCAAAGCTTCGACGAGCTGCTCTTCGACTCGGCGGCGATGCTGGTGCAGTTTCATGTCGCCGGCAACCTGAGCCGCCGGGCCTTCGGGGCGAATTGGTCGCGCTGGGAAAACGGGCTCGAGCTCCAGTCGCGGCAGCTCGCGGCGGAGCTTCGGTCGGGGCCTGCCCTTTCCCTGGCCAATCCGGCTCTCCTGGGCCCTCCGCTTCCCGAAGTGCTGCAGATGACCTCGACTTCTCACAAAGGCAGCGGCGGCTTGCGCCTGGTGAGCTCGGCCTCACGGGCCGGCGAGTCCTCGGGCCCGCCCTCGCTGCCGCCGGAGAAAATCCGGGCCCTGCCCCGCGGCGGCGTGCTGGCGCGGACCGCGGCCGGTTGGATTCAGTTCGGCGTCCCGATGTGGACCAACAAGGACCTCTACGAAATTTTCATCCAAGCCAACGGATACAAAATCCCGGCCGAGGAGATCCGCGAGCACCTGCCCCGGACCTATATTTTCGACCTCGACTACGTCCCGCGCCACGACGGCCTGCTGCCGGCCGATTTCATGCAGTACATGTACTACGTCAATCGCGGGATGGAGTGCGCGCTGGTCGCGCCCGACGCGCCGACCGCCCAGCGGCTCCGCGAATTCCTCGACCTATCCTATCAAGGGCCGCGAAGCGAGGCTTTGACCGCCCAAGTCGAGGGCGAATACCCGGCCGGAGCGGTCGGTCGTCCTCGGATGGGCGAGGAGATCAGCCGGGGCTTTCCGGCGGAGGCGCCGGAGACGCTCCGCCGCATCTCTCACCTGAACCAAGCCGGCGAATATCTCGACGGCGAGGTGCGGGTGGTCAAGCTCGGCCCGCTCCGCTACGAAATCTTCGAATCGGG
This genomic interval from bacterium contains the following:
- a CDS encoding DUF882 domain-containing protein, producing MSPGKPLDSVSHSELAGGRRPGEGSWPRGDGQVRIYNYHLNEFAEVTFRKGENLDPEGLKAFQALLRSRDNFEQKAIDPRLLDLLDHLQDHFQADQIEIISGYRRQELNQSLLRQGHKVSPVSLHTQGQALDIHIDEIREETLRDYLAGLKLGGLGYYGPLDFVHVDVGPVRQWAEPRGPRKLVGVLDPQAAVRLTSDRNDYLPGETLHFTWEWPEAFDPALIQELRLELFRRGRWQACPTAPRSEKSFGLPSEVLRCEGREQPSYGKFRWTFHLKDGSQTLSSNEFYLKKQ
- a CDS encoding MBL fold metallo-hydrolase, giving the protein MGENGTTSAAIPRGTSLVSGVGPAAAHTPSFGELRQRLGPSLPAAARRELESLGAESDPELQAMGLLGLASRLEHQGHEALALQVLQTLQELPSVPADLRHRAQIRQAALNGQGAPIGARAEVLFRRFGGEVTNPSALFAMGAAGAVFRLARLGALSRFAASPASALTRGRLASPLASTLGFLAEAPAFTLAHRAADAMLDRPLDWSGESLRRELTSSFIALGAMRLVGATPSFVRRGLGGGRTAAATSSFGVSANALPLPGPPLPKGREFLEPTLALYAGILLGHGLEMGLGLRPTQSFDELLFDSAAMLVQFHVAGNLSRRAFGANWSRWENGLELQSRQLAAELRSGPALSLANPALLGPPLPEVLQMTSTSHKGSGGLRLVSSASRAGESSGPPSLPPEKIRALPRGGVLARTAAGWIQFGVPMWTNKDLYEIFIQANGYKIPAEEIREHLPRTYIFDLDYVPRHDGLLPADFMQYMYYVNRGMECALVAPDAPTAQRLREFLDLSYQGPRSEALTAQVEGEYPAGAVGRPRMGEEISRGFPAEAPETLRRISHLNQAGEYLDGEVRVVKLGPLRYEIFESGTSQGVLDLKDHPMPPPASEELHSPELTRARRKVLSEGRPAIWPIGTGHGFTFREETSGFLLWNGGQAVVVDPPSSTVEFLRRHRLPLSKLQGILLTHGHTDHYGNAVPQLLQSRPDLKVYTTPTINRMLRRQYELAIGGNVSWNFVPLYPQSFTNLLGLHLRPEYSFHPVPAIGFEIYDRPDVRAGRLALSFTGDTYADHVDLWRHTQGENPLMSVARATQVLRHGALLMASKGQNPPPVFLIEGGIPPIHINPLRTRELLDQAETLGVDTSRVRVYHVAGDKAAEARVPKWPAGVEGFFDLSGYFKKRR